One genomic window of Xanthobacter dioxanivorans includes the following:
- a CDS encoding DUF1330 domain-containing protein, with the protein MPKGYIVGRIDVIDAEKYAAYVPLATAAIKAHGGVVLSRGGRYEGLEGPARARNVLVEFSSFEAAKAYYHSPEYKIARDARDGAAHVEIVVVEGI; encoded by the coding sequence ATGCCGAAGGGTTACATCGTCGGCCGCATCGACGTGATCGACGCGGAAAAATACGCGGCCTATGTCCCGCTCGCCACGGCGGCCATCAAGGCGCACGGGGGCGTGGTGCTTTCGCGCGGCGGGCGCTACGAGGGGCTTGAGGGCCCGGCACGGGCGCGCAACGTGCTCGTGGAATTCTCCTCTTTCGAGGCGGCGAAGGCCTACTACCACTCGCCAGAATACAAGATCGCCCGCGACGCGCGGGATGGCGCGGCGCATGTCGAAATTGTCGTAGTCGAAGGTATCTAA